The proteins below come from a single Drosophila teissieri strain GT53w chromosome 3L, Prin_Dtei_1.1, whole genome shotgun sequence genomic window:
- the LOC122615581 gene encoding hippocampus abundant transcript 1 protein isoform X3, with product MPKIHVKKPLAGLVIRNRAHKSKSVFTSSGIGEPSVHHALVVIFLEFFAWGLLTMPIISTLNQTFPDHTFLMNGLVMGIKGILSFLSAPLIGALSDIWGRKFFLLVTVFFTCLPIPLMSINTWWFFAMISISGAFAVTFSVVFAYVADVTTPEERSKAYGLASATFAASLVISPALGNALMEMYGDTLVVALSTAIALLDVFFILVAVPESLSEKMRPASWGAPISWEQADPFLALRKVGTDKTVLMLCLTVLLSYLPEAGEYSCMFVYLKLKMGFNYVEVSVFIAIVGILSITVQVTLGSFMKVFGAKRTIIMGLALEIVQLLWYGFGSQKWMMWSAGVVAALGSITYPAISAFVSLYAAPESQGAVQGMITGMRGLCNGLGPAVFGVVFYLFNVDLNDDHDSHAKSSGSRATNVEKISQHVPGPPFVFGALCVFCAIIVSAFIPEGQTSNLEKKRASLDVQYEIETGHKAPSSLAPLIRSDSLAQL from the exons AGTTCCGGAATCGGGGAGCCGAGTGTTCATCATGCGCTGGTTGTGATATTTCTAGAGTTCTTCGCCTGGGGCCTGCTGACGATGCCCATAATATCG ACTCTCAACCAGACGTTCCCGGATCACACATTCCTAATGAACGGCCTGGTCATGGGCATCAAGGGCATCCTGTCGTTCCTGTCGGCGCCGCTGATCGGCGCCCTTTCGGACATCTGGGGCCGAAAGTTTTTCCTATTAGTCACAGTATTCTTCACCTGCCTGCCCATACCGCTGATGTCCATCAACACGTGGTGGTTCTTTGCCATGATCTCAATTAGCGGCGCCTTCGCAGTCACCTTCTCGGTGGTGTTTGCCTACGTGGCGGACGTCACTACGCCGGAGGAGCGTTCAAAGGCCTACGGCCTGGCCTCGGCCACATTCGCCGCCAGCCTGGTCATCTCGCCGGCTCTGGGCAATGCCCTGATGGAGATGTACGGCGACACGCTGGTCGTGGCCCTCTCCACGGCCATTGCGCTGCTCGATGTATTCTTCATACTGGTGGCCGTGCCGGAGAGTTTGTCAGAGAAGATGCGCCCTGCCTCTTGGGGGGCGCCTATCAGCTGGGAGCAGGCGGATCCTTTTCTG GCCCTGCGCAAAGTGGGCACCGATAAGACCGTACTGATGCTGTGCCTCACCGTGCTGTTGTCCTATCTGCCCGAGGCAGGGGAGTACTCCTGCATGTTTGTCTATCTGAAGCTAAAGATGGGCTTCAACTATGTGGAGGTATCGGTCTTCATAGCCATTGTTGGCATTCTCAGCATCACGGTGCAAGTCACACTCGGCTCCTTCATGAA AGTGTTTGGAGCCAAGCGCACGATCATAATGGGCCTAGCCCTGGAAATCGTGCAGCTGCTGTGGTACGGCTTTGGCAGTCAAAAGTG GATGATGTGGTCGGCTGGCGTTGTGGCTGCCCTGGGCTCCATCACGTATCCCGCCATCAGTGCTTTTGTGTCCCTTTATGCGGCTCCCGAGAGTCAGG GTGCTGTTCAGGGCATGATCACGGGCATGAGGGGACTGTGCAATGGCCTGGGCCCGGCGGTCTTCGGCGTCGTCTTCTACCTGTTTAACGTGGATCTGAACGACGACCACGACTCGCACGCGaagagcagcggcagcagggcGACGAACGTGGAGAAGATCTCACAGCATGTGCCAGGTCCGCCCTTCGTGTTTGGCGCCTTGTGCGTCTTCTGTGCCATAATAGTGTCAGCGTTCATTCCGGAGGGACAGACTTCCAACTTGGAAAAGAAAC GTGCCTCGCTAGACGTGCAGTACGAGATTGAGACGGGCCACAAAGCGCCCAGCTCCCTGGCGCCGCTCATTCGCTCCGACTCGCTGGCGCAGCTGTAG
- the LOC122615581 gene encoding hippocampus abundant transcript 1 protein isoform X2 yields MRSGRSYGQRQSDTLESSFELEDSEAEQVNSPMAIKGEPSAPGDRERERERQESGEQTDSLSTRSSSSTPTTADVADVETISSLPLSPPAFGDRGNQLVKRHSPLKDKQQQADSSSSSSCSQQPDADDVPTTSRYAAAAAHPSAAFAETAITASSGSGRVCGGSGGAAHRRTHSAASYISMRSQGGNSEATPERPKRNRFFEWIRVVCNICCCKSSGIGEPSVHHALVVIFLEFFAWGLLTMPIISTLNQTFPDHTFLMNGLVMGIKGILSFLSAPLIGALSDIWGRKFFLLVTVFFTCLPIPLMSINTWWFFAMISISGAFAVTFSVVFAYVADVTTPEERSKAYGLASATFAASLVISPALGNALMEMYGDTLVVALSTAIALLDVFFILVAVPESLSEKMRPASWGAPISWEQADPFLALRKVGTDKTVLMLCLTVLLSYLPEAGEYSCMFVYLKLKMGFNYVEVSVFIAIVGILSITVQVTLGSFMKVFGAKRTIIMGLALEIVQLLWYGFGSQKWMMWSAGVVAALGSITYPAISAFVSLYAAPESQGAVQGMITGMRGLCNGLGPAVFGVVFYLFNVDLNDDHDSHAKSSGSRATNVEKISQHVPGPPFVFGALCVFCAIIVSAFIPEGQTSNLEKKRASLDVQYEIETGHKAPSSLAPLIRSDSLAQL; encoded by the exons ATGCGCAGCGGGCGGAGCTATGGCCAGCGGCAGAGCGACACGCTGGAGAGCAGCTTCGAGCTGGAGGATTCCGAGGCGGAACAGGTCAATTCACCGATGGCAATCAAGGGTGAGCCGTCGGCACCCGGCGATCGAgaacgggagcgggagcggcaGGAGTCGGGTGAACAGACGGACAGTCTGAGCAcccgcagcagcagttccaCGCCGACAACGGCGGACGTGGCCGATGTGGAGACCATCAGCTCCCTGCCGCTCTCTCCTCCCGCCTTCGGCGATCGTGGCAATCAGCTGGTCAAGCGGCACTCTCCGCTGAaggacaagcagcagcaggcggacagcagctccagctccagctgcagtcAGCAGCCCGATGCGGACGATGTGCCCACG ACATCGCGGtatgcagctgcagcggcacaTCCCAGCGCGGCATTTGCGGAGACGGCGATCACCGCGTCCTCGGGATCGGGACGGGTGTGCGGCGGAAGCGGAGGAGCCGCCCACAGGCGCACCCACTCGGCCGCTTCCTACATCTCGATGAGATCGCAGGGCGGCAACTCGGAGGCGACTCCGGAGCGCCCAAAGCGGAACCGCTTCTTCGAGTGGATACGCGTTGTATGCAACATCTGCTGCTGCAAG AGTTCCGGAATCGGGGAGCCGAGTGTTCATCATGCGCTGGTTGTGATATTTCTAGAGTTCTTCGCCTGGGGCCTGCTGACGATGCCCATAATATCG ACTCTCAACCAGACGTTCCCGGATCACACATTCCTAATGAACGGCCTGGTCATGGGCATCAAGGGCATCCTGTCGTTCCTGTCGGCGCCGCTGATCGGCGCCCTTTCGGACATCTGGGGCCGAAAGTTTTTCCTATTAGTCACAGTATTCTTCACCTGCCTGCCCATACCGCTGATGTCCATCAACACGTGGTGGTTCTTTGCCATGATCTCAATTAGCGGCGCCTTCGCAGTCACCTTCTCGGTGGTGTTTGCCTACGTGGCGGACGTCACTACGCCGGAGGAGCGTTCAAAGGCCTACGGCCTGGCCTCGGCCACATTCGCCGCCAGCCTGGTCATCTCGCCGGCTCTGGGCAATGCCCTGATGGAGATGTACGGCGACACGCTGGTCGTGGCCCTCTCCACGGCCATTGCGCTGCTCGATGTATTCTTCATACTGGTGGCCGTGCCGGAGAGTTTGTCAGAGAAGATGCGCCCTGCCTCTTGGGGGGCGCCTATCAGCTGGGAGCAGGCGGATCCTTTTCTG GCCCTGCGCAAAGTGGGCACCGATAAGACCGTACTGATGCTGTGCCTCACCGTGCTGTTGTCCTATCTGCCCGAGGCAGGGGAGTACTCCTGCATGTTTGTCTATCTGAAGCTAAAGATGGGCTTCAACTATGTGGAGGTATCGGTCTTCATAGCCATTGTTGGCATTCTCAGCATCACGGTGCAAGTCACACTCGGCTCCTTCATGAA AGTGTTTGGAGCCAAGCGCACGATCATAATGGGCCTAGCCCTGGAAATCGTGCAGCTGCTGTGGTACGGCTTTGGCAGTCAAAAGTG GATGATGTGGTCGGCTGGCGTTGTGGCTGCCCTGGGCTCCATCACGTATCCCGCCATCAGTGCTTTTGTGTCCCTTTATGCGGCTCCCGAGAGTCAGG GTGCTGTTCAGGGCATGATCACGGGCATGAGGGGACTGTGCAATGGCCTGGGCCCGGCGGTCTTCGGCGTCGTCTTCTACCTGTTTAACGTGGATCTGAACGACGACCACGACTCGCACGCGaagagcagcggcagcagggcGACGAACGTGGAGAAGATCTCACAGCATGTGCCAGGTCCGCCCTTCGTGTTTGGCGCCTTGTGCGTCTTCTGTGCCATAATAGTGTCAGCGTTCATTCCGGAGGGACAGACTTCCAACTTGGAAAAGAAAC GTGCCTCGCTAGACGTGCAGTACGAGATTGAGACGGGCCACAAAGCGCCCAGCTCCCTGGCGCCGCTCATTCGCTCCGACTCGCTGGCGCAGCTGTAG
- the LOC122615581 gene encoding hippocampus abundant transcript 1 protein isoform X1 — protein MRSGRSYGQRQSDTLESSFELEDSEAEQVNSPMAIKGEPSAPGDRERERERQESGEQTDSLSTRSSSSTPTTADVADVETISSLPLSPPAFGDRGNQLVKRHSPLKDKQQQADSSSSSSCSQQPDADDVPTVSGCDLRQSPPSNAASSSSSSSSTSTSPQTSRYAAAAAHPSAAFAETAITASSGSGRVCGGSGGAAHRRTHSAASYISMRSQGGNSEATPERPKRNRFFEWIRVVCNICCCKSSGIGEPSVHHALVVIFLEFFAWGLLTMPIISTLNQTFPDHTFLMNGLVMGIKGILSFLSAPLIGALSDIWGRKFFLLVTVFFTCLPIPLMSINTWWFFAMISISGAFAVTFSVVFAYVADVTTPEERSKAYGLASATFAASLVISPALGNALMEMYGDTLVVALSTAIALLDVFFILVAVPESLSEKMRPASWGAPISWEQADPFLALRKVGTDKTVLMLCLTVLLSYLPEAGEYSCMFVYLKLKMGFNYVEVSVFIAIVGILSITVQVTLGSFMKVFGAKRTIIMGLALEIVQLLWYGFGSQKWMMWSAGVVAALGSITYPAISAFVSLYAAPESQGAVQGMITGMRGLCNGLGPAVFGVVFYLFNVDLNDDHDSHAKSSGSRATNVEKISQHVPGPPFVFGALCVFCAIIVSAFIPEGQTSNLEKKRASLDVQYEIETGHKAPSSLAPLIRSDSLAQL, from the exons ATGCGCAGCGGGCGGAGCTATGGCCAGCGGCAGAGCGACACGCTGGAGAGCAGCTTCGAGCTGGAGGATTCCGAGGCGGAACAGGTCAATTCACCGATGGCAATCAAGGGTGAGCCGTCGGCACCCGGCGATCGAgaacgggagcgggagcggcaGGAGTCGGGTGAACAGACGGACAGTCTGAGCAcccgcagcagcagttccaCGCCGACAACGGCGGACGTGGCCGATGTGGAGACCATCAGCTCCCTGCCGCTCTCTCCTCCCGCCTTCGGCGATCGTGGCAATCAGCTGGTCAAGCGGCACTCTCCGCTGAaggacaagcagcagcaggcggacagcagctccagctccagctgcagtcAGCAGCCCGATGCGGACGATGTGCCCACGGTAAGTGGGTGCGATCTGCGGCAGAGCCCGCCCTCTAATGCcgcctcctcatcctcgtcctcctcctcaaCTTCCACATCCCCGCAGACATCGCGGtatgcagctgcagcggcacaTCCCAGCGCGGCATTTGCGGAGACGGCGATCACCGCGTCCTCGGGATCGGGACGGGTGTGCGGCGGAAGCGGAGGAGCCGCCCACAGGCGCACCCACTCGGCCGCTTCCTACATCTCGATGAGATCGCAGGGCGGCAACTCGGAGGCGACTCCGGAGCGCCCAAAGCGGAACCGCTTCTTCGAGTGGATACGCGTTGTATGCAACATCTGCTGCTGCAAG AGTTCCGGAATCGGGGAGCCGAGTGTTCATCATGCGCTGGTTGTGATATTTCTAGAGTTCTTCGCCTGGGGCCTGCTGACGATGCCCATAATATCG ACTCTCAACCAGACGTTCCCGGATCACACATTCCTAATGAACGGCCTGGTCATGGGCATCAAGGGCATCCTGTCGTTCCTGTCGGCGCCGCTGATCGGCGCCCTTTCGGACATCTGGGGCCGAAAGTTTTTCCTATTAGTCACAGTATTCTTCACCTGCCTGCCCATACCGCTGATGTCCATCAACACGTGGTGGTTCTTTGCCATGATCTCAATTAGCGGCGCCTTCGCAGTCACCTTCTCGGTGGTGTTTGCCTACGTGGCGGACGTCACTACGCCGGAGGAGCGTTCAAAGGCCTACGGCCTGGCCTCGGCCACATTCGCCGCCAGCCTGGTCATCTCGCCGGCTCTGGGCAATGCCCTGATGGAGATGTACGGCGACACGCTGGTCGTGGCCCTCTCCACGGCCATTGCGCTGCTCGATGTATTCTTCATACTGGTGGCCGTGCCGGAGAGTTTGTCAGAGAAGATGCGCCCTGCCTCTTGGGGGGCGCCTATCAGCTGGGAGCAGGCGGATCCTTTTCTG GCCCTGCGCAAAGTGGGCACCGATAAGACCGTACTGATGCTGTGCCTCACCGTGCTGTTGTCCTATCTGCCCGAGGCAGGGGAGTACTCCTGCATGTTTGTCTATCTGAAGCTAAAGATGGGCTTCAACTATGTGGAGGTATCGGTCTTCATAGCCATTGTTGGCATTCTCAGCATCACGGTGCAAGTCACACTCGGCTCCTTCATGAA AGTGTTTGGAGCCAAGCGCACGATCATAATGGGCCTAGCCCTGGAAATCGTGCAGCTGCTGTGGTACGGCTTTGGCAGTCAAAAGTG GATGATGTGGTCGGCTGGCGTTGTGGCTGCCCTGGGCTCCATCACGTATCCCGCCATCAGTGCTTTTGTGTCCCTTTATGCGGCTCCCGAGAGTCAGG GTGCTGTTCAGGGCATGATCACGGGCATGAGGGGACTGTGCAATGGCCTGGGCCCGGCGGTCTTCGGCGTCGTCTTCTACCTGTTTAACGTGGATCTGAACGACGACCACGACTCGCACGCGaagagcagcggcagcagggcGACGAACGTGGAGAAGATCTCACAGCATGTGCCAGGTCCGCCCTTCGTGTTTGGCGCCTTGTGCGTCTTCTGTGCCATAATAGTGTCAGCGTTCATTCCGGAGGGACAGACTTCCAACTTGGAAAAGAAAC GTGCCTCGCTAGACGTGCAGTACGAGATTGAGACGGGCCACAAAGCGCCCAGCTCCCTGGCGCCGCTCATTCGCTCCGACTCGCTGGCGCAGCTGTAG